Proteins encoded in a region of the Watersipora subatra chromosome 5, tzWatSuba1.1, whole genome shotgun sequence genome:
- the LOC137397163 gene encoding angiopoietin-related protein 4-like, which translates to MTARTIMTFPFHFAVSYRVHSKMLDSLAESLTIQTTAGSETTLPSSSQSLTTEEVTSTKPTSEHISTDEPTDDQSVSSEMPTPQVSDVVHSKLMDSLAESLRVQTTAGNYTTLPSSSQSQAAEKAALTQPTSPHLTTDEPTNDQSVTSEMPPPKDCQELYDQGTRCSGVYHVNPLYTEVEPFPVWCDFIDGRGWTVLQRRLNGSVDFLRNWTEYQTGFGNIDGEHWLEK; encoded by the exons ATGACAGCGCGTACAATAATGACATTTCCGTTCCATTTTGCAGTCAGCTACAGGGTTCATAGCAAGATGCTAGACAGTTTGGCTGAAAGCCtgacaattcaaactactgctggAAGTGAAACTACTCTCCCTTCTTCAAGCCAAAGTCTAACAACAGAAGAAGTGACTTCAACCAAACCAACAAGCGAACACATTTCAACAGATGAGCCAACAGATGATCAGTCTGTATCTAGTGAGATGCCAACACCTCAAG TCAGCGACGTAGTTCATAGCAAACTGATGGACAGTTTGGCTGAAAGCCTGAGAGTTCAAACCACAGCTGGAAACTATACTACTCTGCCTTCGTCAAGTCAAAGTCAAGCAGCAGAAAAAGCAGCTTTAACACAACCAACAAGTCCACACCTTACAACAGATGAACCAACAAATGATCAGTCTGTAACTAGTGAAATGCCACCACCTAAAG attGTCAAGAGCTGTATGATCAAGGAACTAGATGTTCTGGAGTTTATCATGTCAATCCACTTTATACAGAAGTTGAACCTTTTCCTGTCTGGTGTGACTTTATTGATGGTCGTGGGTGGACCGTGCTTCAAAGAAGATTAAATGGATCAGTAGATTTCTTAAGAAACTGGACAGAATACCAAACTGGATTTGGTAATATAGATGGAGAACATTGGTTAG AAAagtga